The following are from one region of the Stanieria cyanosphaera PCC 7437 genome:
- a CDS encoding Crp/Fnr family transcriptional regulator, producing the protein MFTSSLSNLVAKGIYHRFKRRVTFPNNTNNVWKIETGVVRTLTWLEDGSIVTLGLWGQGDIVGQSLSKIEPYTIECLTEVEAINFSWHNGEQLTSNLLNQIYQLEELAIIRSHKRIEIALIKFLGWLAKKFGRQIETGYLIDFQLTHQDMAEILGATRVTITRALKNLEEQRIIERLPLRQILLREEEVWYYEI; encoded by the coding sequence ATGTTTACTTCTTCTTTGTCTAATCTTGTTGCTAAAGGTATTTACCATCGTTTTAAACGTCGTGTTACATTTCCAAATAATACAAATAATGTCTGGAAAATTGAAACAGGAGTAGTCAGAACTTTAACTTGGCTTGAAGATGGTTCAATTGTAACTTTAGGATTATGGGGACAAGGAGATATTGTGGGGCAGTCTTTATCAAAAATAGAGCCTTATACGATAGAGTGTCTTACAGAAGTAGAAGCCATTAATTTTTCTTGGCACAATGGAGAGCAGTTAACCAGTAATTTACTTAATCAAATTTATCAATTAGAAGAATTAGCTATTATTCGTAGTCATAAAAGAATTGAAATAGCACTGATCAAGTTTTTGGGTTGGCTAGCTAAAAAATTTGGTCGTCAAATAGAAACTGGATATTTAATTGATTTTCAACTTACTCATCAAGATATGGCTGAGATATTGGGAGCAACAAGAGTAACTATTACCCGCGCATTAAAAAATTTAGAAGAACAGAGGATAATCGAACGTCTTCCTCTACGTCAAATTTTGTTGCGAGAAGAAGAAGTATGGTATTACGAGATTTAA
- a CDS encoding prohibitin family protein: MNIKLNEQKPNLKSNKKTNKDTFLASRIFLVLTLTFLLANCLIIVHAGERGVLMTFGKIQERVLDEGIHVIIPIVDTVEKLSVRVQKQEISAEASSKDLQDVFTDVALNWHINPEESNLIFQQIGNKNSIVDRIINPAVEEVLKAVMAEYTAEEIITKRRAVKAEVDTFLTERLTPYHLAVDDISLVHVHFSERFGEAVEAKQIAEQEAKRAGFMAIKAAKEAEAKVNLARGEAEAQGLIRTTLNNELLKKQAIEKWDGKLPLIMGNDHTKLLELELDNFIKNRDK, translated from the coding sequence ATGAATATAAAATTGAATGAACAAAAACCAAATTTAAAATCAAATAAAAAAACTAATAAAGATACTTTTCTCGCCAGTAGAATATTTTTAGTTTTAACCTTAACATTTTTACTTGCTAATTGTTTGATAATCGTTCATGCAGGAGAACGAGGAGTTTTAATGACATTTGGAAAAATCCAAGAGCGAGTATTAGACGAAGGAATTCATGTAATCATTCCGATAGTTGATACTGTTGAAAAATTAAGTGTTAGGGTACAAAAACAAGAAATTTCTGCGGAAGCTTCTTCAAAAGATCTTCAAGATGTTTTTACTGATGTAGCACTTAATTGGCATATTAATCCAGAAGAAAGTAATTTAATTTTTCAACAAATTGGTAACAAAAACTCAATTGTCGACCGTATTATTAATCCAGCCGTTGAAGAAGTACTTAAAGCTGTTATGGCTGAATATACAGCAGAAGAAATTATTACTAAAAGAAGAGCAGTAAAAGCCGAAGTAGATACTTTTTTGACCGAAAGACTCACTCCATATCATCTTGCGGTTGATGATATTTCTCTAGTTCATGTTCACTTTTCTGAAAGATTTGGTGAAGCAGTAGAAGCTAAACAAATTGCCGAACAGGAAGCAAAAAGAGCAGGATTTATGGCAATTAAAGCAGCAAAAGAAGCCGAAGCTAAAGTGAATTTAGCCAGAGGAGAAGCGGAAGCTCAAGGATTAATCCGTACAACTTTAAATAATGAACTTTTGAAAAAACAAGCAATTGAAAAATGGGATGGTAAACTACCTTTAATTATGGGTAATGACCATACCAAATTATTAGAGTTGGAATTAGATAATTTTATAAAAAATCGTGACAAATAA
- a CDS encoding LysR substrate-binding domain-containing protein produces the protein MTLEQLRIFLAVVEHLHFTRAADALYITQPAVSAAIQNLEGEYGVKLFHRIGRHIEITEAGKLLHLEAQKILDQVAITERALKELNDLQRGELRLGASFTIGNYWLPQKISKFKQLYPNLSINCTLANAEKIVTGTVTGHFDLGLFAGEVKLSLQNSLEQKIVGSDRLQIVVGKSHPWFQRTTINVRELTTTTWIMREPGSGTQQMFEQALQKWGIAPNKLKVMFVLNSSEMIKTLVEKGVGAAAVPELMVQKEIQFSTLNCVKIEHPTQDITFDIIRPVLLIKHRQRFQTKISKAFETILMKQETKNIRALFEVRKHE, from the coding sequence ATGACATTGGAGCAGTTAAGAATTTTTTTAGCTGTAGTAGAACATTTGCATTTTACTCGTGCTGCCGATGCTCTCTATATTACTCAACCTGCTGTTAGTGCTGCAATTCAAAATTTGGAAGGAGAGTATGGTGTCAAATTATTTCATCGCATTGGTCGTCATATTGAAATTACGGAAGCTGGAAAACTTTTACATCTAGAGGCACAAAAAATTCTTGATCAGGTAGCCATAACAGAGCGAGCATTAAAAGAGTTAAACGATTTGCAAAGAGGAGAATTAAGATTAGGAGCAAGTTTTACTATTGGCAACTATTGGTTACCACAAAAGATTAGTAAGTTTAAACAACTATATCCCAATCTTTCAATTAATTGCACCCTTGCTAATGCTGAAAAAATTGTGACGGGAACAGTAACAGGACATTTTGATCTCGGCTTATTTGCGGGAGAAGTTAAGCTATCACTACAAAATAGTTTAGAACAAAAAATAGTAGGAAGCGATCGCTTGCAAATTGTGGTTGGTAAATCTCATCCTTGGTTTCAACGGACAACAATTAATGTTAGAGAACTGACAACTACAACTTGGATTATGCGAGAACCTGGTTCGGGAACTCAACAAATGTTTGAGCAAGCTTTACAAAAATGGGGAATTGCACCTAACAAACTTAAGGTAATGTTTGTTTTAAATAGTAGCGAGATGATTAAAACATTAGTAGAAAAAGGTGTTGGAGCAGCAGCAGTTCCTGAGTTAATGGTTCAGAAAGAAATCCAATTTTCTACGCTCAATTGTGTCAAAATTGAACATCCAACTCAAGATATAACTTTTGATATTATTAGACCTGTTTTATTAATCAAACATCGTCAACGCTTTCAAACGAAAATATCTAAGGCTTTTGAGACAATTTTGATGAAACAAGAAACTAAAAATATTAGAGCTTTATTTGAAGTTAGAAAACACGAATGA
- a CDS encoding sulfate ABC transporter substrate-binding protein has protein sequence MQKLPKLQKFFLIGAIISLIVIYSGSAIKTTRATADNAVELTLVSYAVTENAYKNIIANFTKQWQEKTGQTVNFNQSYGGSGSQTRAVIDGLEADVVALALALDTKKIEEGGLIQPGWEQEFPNGSIVTKSVAALVKRDDTIAVSGWSDLANDGIQVVTANPKTSGGARWNFLALWGSVTQAGGSEQQATDFIGKVFQNVPLLPKDAREASEVFFNQDQGNVLINYENEVLLANQQGENLPYLVPTDYNISIDNPVAVVDENVDRHGNREVAEAFVQYLFTPEAQREFAKVGFRSVDSTVAQEFASQYPTINNLFTVEDLGGWDSIQSKFFEDGAIFDQILAQASKY, from the coding sequence ATGCAAAAACTGCCTAAGCTCCAAAAATTCTTTTTGATTGGAGCAATTATTAGTTTGATCGTTATTTATTCTGGCTCGGCTATCAAAACAACTAGGGCTACTGCTGACAACGCCGTTGAATTAACGTTAGTATCTTATGCGGTTACCGAAAATGCTTACAAAAACATCATTGCCAACTTTACTAAGCAATGGCAGGAAAAAACAGGACAAACTGTTAACTTCAATCAAAGTTATGGAGGTTCTGGTTCGCAAACCCGTGCTGTTATCGATGGTTTAGAAGCAGATGTAGTTGCTTTAGCTCTTGCTCTTGATACTAAGAAGATTGAAGAAGGAGGATTAATTCAACCTGGTTGGGAACAAGAATTTCCAAACGGTTCAATTGTTACCAAGTCTGTTGCTGCATTGGTCAAACGTGATGACACCATTGCTGTTAGTGGATGGTCTGATTTAGCTAACGACGGGATTCAAGTAGTTACTGCAAATCCCAAAACCTCTGGTGGCGCACGTTGGAATTTTCTAGCACTTTGGGGTTCTGTGACTCAAGCAGGAGGAAGCGAACAACAAGCTACAGATTTTATTGGTAAAGTGTTTCAAAATGTACCCTTACTACCTAAAGATGCTCGTGAAGCTAGTGAAGTTTTCTTTAACCAAGACCAGGGTAACGTCTTAATTAATTATGAAAACGAAGTATTGTTAGCCAATCAACAGGGTGAAAATTTACCTTATTTAGTACCCACAGATTACAATATTTCGATTGACAATCCAGTTGCCGTTGTTGATGAAAATGTTGACAGACATGGCAATCGGGAAGTAGCAGAAGCCTTCGTTCAGTATTTATTTACTCCTGAAGCACAAAGAGAATTCGCTAAAGTTGGATTTCGTTCTGTTGATTCTACAGTAGCTCAAGAGTTTGCTTCTCAATATCCAACTATTAATAATCTGTTTACTGTAGAGGATTTAGGTGGTTGGGACTCAATTCAAAGCAAATTTTTTGAAGATGGAGCTATTTTCGATCAAATTCTTGCTCAAGCAAGTAAATACTAA
- a CDS encoding sirohydrochlorin chelatase, protein MVISNSLPKSLFNSLQLAPLPQAKPLLAIGHGTRNEQGRQTFLDFVETYQKLDLSRPVIPCFLELTEPTIQQGVETCLERGYNEITALPILLFAARHNKFDVTNELDRARSLYPQLSFNYGRHFGITPKIIELWRDRLAALDEPKHNPRNISRADTVLLFVGRGSSDPDANGDVCKIARIIWEGSGYKTVETCFIGITHPRLEEGFRRAYLYQPKRVIVLPYFLFTGTLVEKIFNFTAQQQEQYPDLDFTCLPEMGIASQLLQIVREREIEAQLGQVAMNCEMCKFRLAVTDKDHGHGHEHHHHHDYGHHHHHGNNDPYAKLEDYHQRIWNTP, encoded by the coding sequence ATGGTTATTTCTAATTCATTGCCCAAATCACTTTTTAACTCACTTCAATTAGCGCCTCTACCACAGGCAAAACCTTTACTGGCAATTGGTCATGGTACTAGAAACGAACAAGGAAGACAAACCTTCCTCGACTTTGTTGAAACTTATCAAAAATTAGACCTTTCCCGTCCAGTTATTCCCTGTTTTTTAGAACTAACCGAACCAACTATTCAACAGGGAGTAGAAACTTGTCTGGAACGAGGTTATAACGAAATTACTGCTTTGCCAATTTTATTATTTGCTGCTAGACATAACAAATTTGATGTCACTAACGAATTGGATCGCGCGCGATCGCTTTATCCTCAGTTAAGCTTTAATTATGGTCGTCACTTTGGCATTACTCCAAAAATTATAGAACTATGGCGCGATCGTTTAGCAGCATTAGATGAACCAAAACACAACCCCCGAAATATATCCCGTGCTGATACAGTACTTTTATTTGTTGGTCGAGGTTCAAGTGATCCTGATGCTAACGGAGATGTTTGCAAAATAGCTCGAATTATCTGGGAAGGTAGTGGTTACAAAACAGTAGAAACTTGTTTTATTGGTATTACTCATCCTCGTTTAGAAGAAGGTTTCCGTCGGGCTTATTTGTATCAACCAAAACGAGTGATAGTCTTGCCCTATTTCTTATTTACAGGTACTTTAGTCGAAAAAATCTTTAATTTTACCGCTCAACAGCAAGAACAATATCCCGATCTAGATTTTACTTGTTTACCAGAAATGGGTATTGCTTCCCAATTGCTACAAATAGTTAGAGAGCGAGAAATTGAAGCGCAGTTAGGTCAAGTTGCCATGAATTGTGAAATGTGCAAATTTCGCCTCGCTGTTACAGACAAAGATCATGGACATGGGCATGAACACCATCATCACCATGATTATGGACACCATCACCATCATGGGAACAACGATCCCTACGCCAAGTTAGAAGATTATCACCAGCGCATTTGGAACACACCTTAA
- a CDS encoding pseudouridine synthase — MDRYILFYKPYGVLCQFTDNSNDTNKRSTLKDFIAVPSVYPVGRLDLDSEGLLLLTNNGKLQHRLAHRQFAHPRTYLVQVEKIPDQSALDRLRKGIKIEDYYTRQAQVQKLTAEPNLPPRNPPIRYRKTVPTCWLSITLTEGRNRQVRKMTAAIGFPTLRLVRVAIAITKDKQLSLEGLKLGDWRDLTTSEISSLKNLMRSN; from the coding sequence ATGGATCGCTATATTTTGTTTTACAAACCCTATGGAGTACTATGTCAATTTACTGACAATAGTAACGATACAAATAAGCGTAGTACTCTTAAAGATTTTATTGCTGTTCCTTCCGTTTATCCTGTAGGCAGATTGGATTTAGATAGCGAAGGATTACTATTACTAACTAATAACGGAAAATTACAACATCGTCTTGCTCATCGTCAATTCGCCCATCCCCGTACTTATTTAGTTCAAGTTGAAAAAATTCCTGATCAATCTGCACTTGATCGCCTGAGAAAAGGTATTAAGATCGAAGATTATTATACTCGTCAGGCCCAAGTTCAAAAGCTAACAGCAGAACCTAATTTACCACCCAGAAATCCACCCATTCGCTATCGTAAAACAGTTCCTACTTGCTGGTTATCAATCACTCTTACCGAAGGAAGAAACAGACAAGTGAGAAAAATGACAGCAGCAATCGGTTTTCCGACTTTGAGATTAGTCAGAGTTGCGATCGCTATTACCAAAGATAAACAACTATCCCTCGAAGGTTTAAAACTAGGAGATTGGCGAGATTTAACTACCTCAGAAATTAGCTCTTTAAAAAATTTAATGCGATCAAATTAG
- a CDS encoding GTPase family protein: MIRLKPWQWVVLATPIASIVIFFLIAAGWQINHWGINWIWAIFTLILVAWRWLLVKWTNPAIAQIEAVMTEVNQELESTVATPVTLSTGEETSQQVETVLQNILQTASNDAPIWEDWNTFWQRCQNLVINIAHIYHPEVKYPLLNIYIPQAYGLIRGTVDDLDLWMQKLSPVLNQVTVGQAYQAYEVYQKLEPSARKLWQAWNWMQWLINPAVALARQASQRSSDRATQQLLINLGQSLREVALRNLCRQTVTLYSGTNLPESFAPSIPSLPKAKTQTLQNILQQAEPTEIVAQKPVNILLVGRTGAGKSSLINTLFQSELAEVDVLPSTDQIKNYHWQASTGESLTLWDTPGYEQINRSDFREQVLDYAVNADLLLLVTPALDPALQMDLDFLKDIKAEVENLPTFTIVTQVDRLRPIREWNPPYNWQEGELPKEKNIREAVIYRNELLGEFCDLVLPVVTSDPQTNRKAWGIDALSFNLLDVLSPAKQLRLARFLRDLETRSVAAAKIIDHYTFQMATTQGLTTLLKTPVLQFISTLSTGSPTLAYILAEQIPVEQLPVVIGKLQMAYDLFNLLNTSNNPLDFDLLSLWPILLENPNPPERNAWAFGHALVEYWTQDLSLEQLSERFEYYFNKR; encoded by the coding sequence ATGATACGCTTAAAACCTTGGCAGTGGGTAGTTTTAGCAACTCCGATCGCATCTATTGTTATTTTCTTTTTAATCGCAGCAGGATGGCAAATTAATCATTGGGGAATTAACTGGATTTGGGCAATTTTTACCTTAATTTTGGTTGCTTGGCGTTGGTTATTAGTGAAATGGACTAATCCTGCGATCGCACAAATTGAAGCAGTCATGACGGAAGTAAATCAGGAGTTAGAATCAACTGTAGCAACTCCCGTTACTTTGTCTACAGGCGAAGAAACCAGTCAACAAGTAGAAACTGTCTTACAAAATATTTTACAAACAGCTAGCAATGATGCACCCATCTGGGAAGATTGGAATACTTTTTGGCAAAGATGTCAAAATCTAGTCATCAATATCGCTCATATTTATCATCCTGAAGTTAAGTATCCCTTACTCAATATCTATATTCCCCAAGCTTATGGTTTAATTCGAGGGACAGTAGACGATCTCGATCTGTGGATGCAAAAATTATCTCCTGTCTTGAATCAAGTTACCGTCGGACAAGCTTATCAAGCTTATGAAGTTTATCAAAAATTAGAGCCATCTGCTCGTAAATTATGGCAAGCTTGGAATTGGATGCAGTGGTTGATTAATCCTGCTGTAGCTTTAGCTAGACAAGCAAGTCAACGTTCAAGCGATCGCGCTACTCAACAATTACTGATCAATTTAGGTCAATCTCTTCGTGAAGTCGCCTTAAGAAACCTATGCAGACAGACAGTTACACTTTATAGTGGTACAAATTTACCTGAAAGTTTTGCGCCTAGTATCCCTTCTTTACCCAAAGCCAAAACTCAAACTCTACAAAATATCTTACAACAGGCTGAACCAACAGAAATAGTCGCACAAAAACCAGTTAATATACTTTTAGTGGGTAGAACTGGTGCAGGAAAAAGTAGCTTAATCAATACTCTGTTTCAATCAGAATTAGCAGAAGTTGATGTCTTACCTAGTACCGATCAAATCAAAAATTACCATTGGCAAGCAAGCACTGGGGAAAGTTTAACCCTTTGGGATACCCCAGGTTATGAACAAATTAATCGAAGTGATTTTCGCGAACAAGTCTTAGATTATGCCGTAAATGCCGATTTGTTATTATTAGTTACTCCTGCCCTCGATCCTGCCTTGCAAATGGATTTAGATTTCCTCAAAGACATCAAAGCAGAAGTCGAAAACTTACCCACATTTACCATTGTCACTCAAGTTGATCGCCTGCGTCCAATTCGTGAATGGAATCCTCCCTATAATTGGCAAGAAGGAGAATTACCCAAAGAAAAAAACATCCGCGAAGCAGTTATCTATCGCAATGAACTTTTAGGCGAATTTTGTGATTTAGTTTTACCAGTAGTAACTAGCGATCCGCAAACTAATCGCAAAGCTTGGGGAATAGATGCCTTATCCTTCAATTTACTTGACGTACTTTCTCCTGCCAAACAACTTCGTCTTGCCCGTTTTTTAAGAGATTTAGAAACCCGTAGTGTTGCTGCTGCAAAAATTATTGACCACTATACTTTTCAAATGGCAACTACTCAAGGATTAACTACTCTATTAAAAACCCCAGTCTTACAATTTATATCTACTTTATCCACAGGTTCACCTACCTTAGCCTATATCCTCGCCGAACAAATTCCTGTCGAACAATTACCTGTTGTAATTGGAAAATTACAAATGGCTTACGATTTATTTAATTTATTAAATACTAGTAATAATCCCCTTGATTTCGATCTGCTTTCTCTGTGGCCAATCTTATTAGAAAATCCTAACCCACCAGAACGTAATGCTTGGGCATTTGGTCATGCTTTAGTTGAATATTGGACTCAAGATTTAAGCTTAGAACAATTAAGCGAAAGATTTGAATATTACTTTAATAAGAGATAA
- a CDS encoding transglutaminase domain-containing protein — protein sequence MTWKQQQRTNISWSDNYSITFNSHQNSITQINPKPTEIGSQFIAKNYNYTNLDRQAANLNYQGKSISELASLLSQYVTTDLEKARIIYAWVGYHIAYDAKGFLSGQYPSGNPEVVLINRQAVCSGYANLYHALAIEMGLEVAIIEGYAKGYGYAVGNGDQPNHAWNAVKIDGGWYLLDATWGAGTLTNEQFQPNFNSYYFATAPKQFIYDHFPSNSAWQLLSKPYNKQEFEQLPKISSQFFKYGLEIISHKTKIIETNRRVEIVLKAPEDVILSATVQQNSEVLPDNYHFIQRKNGYFIINVAFPSSGNYELTVFAKKQTDPGMYINAISYQIIANNNVASFPLNNFETFHKNKAYLYEPLVQNLPVNQSVYFKLDLPQALDVQVIDFNSQIWTPLERSGNSFQGFAPVSNGKVNIVAKFSNNAQYWTVLEYN from the coding sequence TTGACCTGGAAACAACAGCAAAGAACAAATATTTCTTGGAGTGACAATTATTCAATTACATTTAATAGTCATCAAAATTCTATTACCCAAATAAATCCTAAGCCGACAGAAATTGGTTCTCAATTTATTGCTAAAAATTATAATTACACAAATTTAGATCGTCAGGCAGCTAATCTTAACTATCAGGGAAAATCTATTTCAGAATTAGCTTCTTTGCTATCACAATATGTAACCACCGATTTAGAAAAGGCTAGAATTATTTATGCTTGGGTCGGCTATCATATTGCTTATGATGCTAAAGGTTTTTTAAGTGGACAATATCCTAGTGGCAATCCAGAAGTAGTATTAATAAATCGCCAAGCAGTTTGTTCTGGATATGCGAATCTTTATCATGCTTTGGCAATTGAAATGGGATTAGAAGTTGCTATTATTGAAGGCTATGCTAAAGGCTATGGTTATGCTGTTGGTAATGGTGATCAACCCAATCATGCTTGGAATGCAGTAAAAATAGATGGAGGTTGGTATTTATTAGATGCTACTTGGGGTGCAGGTACACTAACCAATGAGCAGTTTCAACCTAATTTTAACTCCTATTATTTTGCTACTGCACCTAAACAGTTTATTTACGATCATTTTCCGAGTAATTCGGCATGGCAATTATTATCTAAACCTTATAATAAACAAGAATTTGAGCAACTACCAAAAATTTCATCGCAATTTTTTAAATATGGATTAGAAATAATAAGTCATAAAACCAAAATTATTGAAACTAATCGACGTGTGGAAATAGTTTTGAAAGCACCAGAAGATGTGATTCTTTCAGCAACAGTTCAGCAAAACTCAGAAGTTTTACCAGATAATTATCATTTTATTCAAAGAAAAAATGGTTATTTTATAATCAATGTTGCTTTCCCTTCATCAGGCAATTATGAATTGACAGTTTTTGCTAAAAAACAAACTGATCCAGGAATGTATATTAATGCTATTAGTTATCAAATTATTGCTAATAATAATGTAGCTTCATTTCCTTTAAATAATTTTGAGACTTTTCATAAAAACAAGGCTTATCTTTATGAACCGTTGGTTCAAAATTTACCAGTTAATCAGTCAGTATATTTCAAGCTCGATCTACCACAAGCTTTAGATGTCCAAGTAATAGATTTTAATTCCCAAATTTGGACGCCTTTGGAACGTTCTGGTAATTCATTTCAAGGCTTTGCACCAGTTAGTAATGGTAAAGTAAATATTGTGGCTAAATTTTCTAATAATGCACAATATTGGACGGTTTTAGAATATAACTAA
- a CDS encoding NblA/ycf18 family protein translates to MDKHLEQLSLEQEFSHKLFADAVQNLSHQEAQELSIQLHKQMLYKDNLYKVLLLEQGKDLVDALFSENNN, encoded by the coding sequence ATGGATAAACATCTCGAACAACTTAGCTTAGAGCAAGAATTTAGTCATAAACTTTTTGCTGATGCAGTTCAAAACTTATCTCATCAAGAAGCACAAGAATTATCAATTCAACTTCATAAGCAAATGCTTTACAAAGATAATCTTTATAAGGTTTTACTTTTGGAGCAAGGTAAAGATTTGGTAGATGCTTTGTTTAGTGAAAATAATAATTAA
- the ribD gene encoding bifunctional diaminohydroxyphosphoribosylaminopyrimidine deaminase/5-amino-6-(5-phosphoribosylamino)uracil reductase RibD, producing the protein MDNQLNDNSQSSSFDCQMMQRCLQLASRASGHTSPNPLVGSVVVQAGNIVGEGFHPGAGKPHAEVFALQAAGEQAKGATIYVNLEPCNHYGRTPPCTEALIAAQVAKVVVGMVDPNPLVSGKGIERLRDRGIEVIVGVEEEACRQLNEAFIHRILHQRPFGILKYAMTLDGKIATSTGHSAWVTTPASRHLVHQLRSACDAIIIGGNTVRRDNPQLTTHGTSDRNPLRVVMSRNLDLPEDCQLWHIDQAATIVFTETNNNSQLRNQLEAKGVEVVSLTALTPQSVMKHLYDRELSSILWECGGILAAQAIADGAVQKIMAFIAPKIIGGQAAPSPVGNLGLIKMTDALKLENIKLQTIDSDILIEGYLNIEK; encoded by the coding sequence ATGGACAACCAATTAAATGACAATTCTCAATCATCTTCGTTTGATTGTCAGATGATGCAACGCTGCCTACAATTGGCAAGTCGTGCTAGCGGACATACTTCTCCTAATCCTCTAGTCGGGTCTGTAGTTGTCCAAGCAGGTAATATAGTGGGAGAAGGTTTTCATCCTGGTGCAGGAAAACCTCACGCAGAGGTATTTGCTCTTCAAGCAGCAGGAGAACAAGCAAAAGGAGCGACTATTTATGTTAACCTTGAACCGTGCAATCATTATGGACGGACTCCTCCCTGTACAGAAGCTTTGATTGCAGCACAAGTAGCTAAAGTTGTTGTCGGAATGGTAGATCCGAACCCTTTGGTATCAGGAAAAGGAATTGAACGTTTACGCGATCGCGGTATTGAAGTTATTGTGGGAGTAGAAGAAGAAGCTTGTCGTCAACTTAATGAAGCTTTTATCCATCGCATTCTTCATCAACGTCCTTTTGGTATTCTTAAATATGCTATGACTTTAGATGGCAAGATTGCTACTTCCACAGGACATAGTGCTTGGGTAACTACTCCTGCTTCTCGTCATTTGGTTCATCAGTTAAGAAGTGCTTGTGATGCAATAATTATTGGTGGTAATACCGTACGTCGAGATAACCCCCAGTTGACTACTCATGGTACAAGCGATCGCAATCCTTTACGAGTGGTGATGAGTCGTAATTTAGATTTACCAGAAGATTGTCAGCTTTGGCATATCGATCAAGCAGCTACGATAGTATTTACCGAAACAAATAATAATTCTCAGTTAAGAAATCAGTTAGAGGCGAAAGGAGTAGAAGTAGTTAGTTTAACTGCATTAACTCCTCAATCAGTGATGAAACATTTATACGATAGAGAATTATCTTCTATTTTATGGGAATGCGGAGGAATATTAGCTGCTCAAGCGATCGCTGATGGTGCTGTACAAAAAATTATGGCATTTATCGCACCAAAAATCATTGGGGGTCAAGCTGCACCTTCCCCAGTCGGAAATCTTGGTTTAATTAAAATGACTGATGCTTTAAAACTGGAAAATATTAAGTTACAAACTATTGATTCGGATATTTTAATTGAGGGATATTTAAACATTGAAAAGTAA
- a CDS encoding RNA polymerase sigma factor SigF, which yields MSVCINNNIKIDSLLLLQEYQINKSTKLRNQIMELNIGLVKKEVNHWLNQCNETYEDLLQVGCIGLIRAIERFDLEKGNAFSSFAIPYIRGEIQHYLRDKSSTLRIPRRWVELRQQSINFIQSFRTQFNRQPLDSEIAQFLEISLKEWHDIKLAHQNRNPLSLDVSVNHDNDSQTLLSDLVPDPKYRSFQLAHEDRFRLQQALSQLEDRTRNVVEFVFLHDLTQKETAQLLGISVVTVSRQMKKGLKILKKSMKQENCA from the coding sequence ATGTCAGTTTGTATTAATAATAATATTAAAATTGATAGCTTACTTTTATTACAGGAATATCAAATTAATAAAAGCACTAAATTACGTAACCAAATCATGGAATTAAATATTGGTTTGGTTAAAAAAGAGGTAAATCATTGGCTCAATCAATGCAATGAAACTTATGAAGACTTATTACAAGTCGGTTGTATTGGTTTAATTAGAGCAATTGAACGTTTCGATCTTGAAAAAGGTAATGCTTTTAGTTCTTTTGCTATTCCTTATATTAGAGGTGAAATTCAACACTATCTCCGAGATAAAAGTTCTACTCTCCGCATTCCTAGACGTTGGGTAGAATTAAGACAACAATCAATTAATTTTATTCAAAGTTTTCGTACTCAATTTAATCGTCAACCTTTAGATTCAGAAATCGCGCAGTTTTTAGAAATTTCTTTAAAAGAGTGGCACGATATTAAATTAGCTCATCAAAATAGAAATCCATTAAGTTTAGACGTTTCTGTTAATCATGATAATGACAGTCAAACCCTTTTATCAGATTTAGTTCCCGATCCTAAATACCGTAGTTTTCAATTAGCCCATGAGGATCGTTTTCGTTTACAACAAGCTTTATCTCAATTGGAAGACCGCACTAGAAATGTAGTAGAATTTGTTTTTTTACACGATTTAACTCAAAAAGAGACTGCCCAATTATTAGGAATTAGTGTGGTTACCGTTTCTCGTCAGATGAAAAAAGGTTTGAAAATCCTCAAAAAATCGATGAAGCAAGAAAATTGTGCTTAA